From one Phocaeicola salanitronis DSM 18170 genomic stretch:
- a CDS encoding Na/Pi cotransporter family protein, whose protein sequence is MEYSFYDFLALLGSLALFLYGMKIMSEGLQKFAGDRLRNILTAMTTNRVTGVLTGTLITALVQSSSATTVMVVSFVNAGLLTLSQSISVIMGANIGTTVTAWIISALGFKVDISVFALPLLAFGVPLLFSQKSSRKSIGEFIFGFSFLFMGLDLLKKNAPDLSQNPDMLAFVQNYTDMGFFSVILFVLIGTVLTMIVQASSATMAITLIMCANGWISFELGAALVLGENIGTTITANLAALTANTQARRAALAHLMFNVFGVMWVLILFKPFLSMVDWIIDDWMQVSNAGGVAVSFKLSAFHTCFNVCNVLILIWFVKLIERTVCRLIPQKETEEEYRLQFISGGMLSTAELSLLQARKEINLFAERIQRMFGMVRNLLHTTNENEFNKLFARIEKYEGISDNMEVEIATYLTQVSEGRLSSESKLEIREMLREVSEIESIGDSCYNLARTMSHKRRANVEFTDEQYGHIEQMFQLTDTALTQMIALIEDTHHAVDVNRSFNLEHEINNYRDQLKDRNVVDINEKAYNYQTGVHYMDLIAECEKLGDYVVNVVEAHTETKEKKA, encoded by the coding sequence ATGGAGTATAGTTTTTATGATTTTTTAGCATTGCTAGGCTCGCTTGCCCTTTTCCTGTATGGCATGAAAATCATGAGCGAGGGACTTCAGAAATTTGCGGGTGACCGCCTTCGGAATATCCTGACAGCAATGACGACTAACCGGGTGACAGGTGTGTTGACCGGTACGCTCATCACCGCATTGGTGCAATCTTCTTCCGCTACGACGGTTATGGTCGTGAGTTTCGTAAATGCGGGTTTGTTGACCTTATCACAATCCATCAGTGTCATTATGGGTGCCAACATCGGGACTACGGTCACCGCTTGGATTATTTCGGCTTTGGGCTTTAAGGTGGATATTTCCGTCTTTGCCCTTCCGCTTTTGGCTTTCGGCGTTCCGCTTCTTTTTTCGCAAAAAAGTTCGCGCAAGTCTATCGGCGAGTTTATCTTCGGTTTCTCTTTCCTGTTCATGGGGCTTGATTTATTGAAAAAGAATGCCCCTGATTTGAGTCAGAACCCCGATATGCTGGCATTTGTGCAGAATTATACCGATATGGGATTCTTTTCGGTTATCTTGTTTGTGCTTATCGGAACGGTTTTGACGATGATTGTGCAGGCTTCTTCCGCTACGATGGCGATAACCTTGATTATGTGTGCCAATGGCTGGATTAGTTTCGAGCTTGGAGCGGCGTTGGTGCTGGGCGAGAACATCGGGACAACCATTACCGCCAATCTTGCGGCGCTTACCGCCAATACGCAGGCGAGGAGGGCTGCCTTGGCGCACCTGATGTTTAATGTTTTCGGCGTGATGTGGGTGTTAATCTTATTTAAGCCCTTCTTGAGTATGGTGGACTGGATTATTGACGATTGGATGCAGGTAAGTAATGCGGGTGGAGTTGCGGTTTCGTTCAAGCTTTCGGCGTTTCATACGTGTTTTAATGTATGCAATGTGTTGATTCTGATATGGTTCGTCAAGTTAATAGAACGGACGGTATGCAGGCTGATTCCGCAAAAGGAAACGGAAGAGGAATATCGTCTGCAATTCATTTCGGGCGGTATGCTTTCTACGGCGGAGCTTTCTCTTTTGCAGGCCCGTAAGGAAATCAATCTCTTTGCCGAACGTATTCAGAGAATGTTCGGAATGGTGCGTAACTTGCTTCATACCACGAATGAGAATGAGTTCAATAAGTTGTTTGCCCGCATAGAGAAATATGAAGGCATTAGCGATAACATGGAGGTGGAGATTGCCACATACTTAACCCAAGTGTCTGAAGGGAGGTTAAGTTCGGAAAGCAAGCTGGAAATACGCGAAATGTTGCGTGAGGTGAGCGAAATAGAAAGCATCGGGGACAGCTGTTACAATCTGGCACGCACGATGAGCCACAAGCGGCGTGCCAATGTGGAGTTTACCGATGAGCAGTATGGTCACATTGAGCAGATGTTTCAGTTGACCGATACTGCCTTGACGCAGATGATAGCTTTAATTGAGGATACACATCATGCGGTGGATGTGAACCGTTCGTTCAACTTGGAACACGAGATTAACAATTACCGCGACCAGTTGAAAGACCGGAATGTAGTGGATATCAACGAGAAGGCATACAATTACCAGACAGGCGTACATTATATGGACCTTATCGCCGAGTGTGAGAAGTTGGGTGATTATGTGGTGAATGTGGTGGAGGCGCATACCGAAACCAAGGAGAAAAAAGCCTGA
- a CDS encoding nucleoside kinase has protein sequence MTIMLQIYCKNINQTRSFPEGSNLLEIYKGFGLNMPYGVVSAKVNNKVEDLNFRVYYNKDVEFLDVTNPSGMRTYFRSLCFILAKAVEDLYPQGSISLEHPVSKGYYCDLHLDRSIGLDDVIRIKQRMQEIIDADIPFQRIECHTAQAAEMFLHHGMMDKAKLLRTYDQLYTFYYRLGNTTDCYYGSLVPSTGYIRLFDIVKYYDGLLLRVPNRKDPTRLEDVVKQEKMLEVFQEYHRWNEIMGIATVGDFNIACHKGFATELVNVSEALQEKKIVRIADEITHRDRNGERVKLVLISGPSSSGKTTFSKRLSVQLITNGMRPYPISLDDYFVNREDSPLDENGEHDFESFYTLDLPFFEAQMKELLAGNEIELPRFNFVTGKREMSGKKLRIKDNMILILEGIHALNPELTAQIPDENKYKIYVSALTTIQLDNHNYIPTTDNRLIRRIIRDSRYRGNSAEDTINRWESVRAGEEKWIFPYQENADAMFNSALLFELAVLKDYAEPLLRKVPNNCAAYSEANRLLRFLSYFTSIPDDQLPPTSLLREFLGGSSFRY, from the coding sequence ATTACAATTATGTTACAAATATATTGTAAAAACATCAATCAAACAAGAAGTTTCCCCGAAGGAAGCAATCTTTTGGAGATTTACAAGGGCTTCGGACTGAATATGCCGTACGGCGTAGTAAGCGCAAAAGTCAACAACAAGGTAGAAGACCTCAACTTCAGAGTGTACTACAACAAGGACGTAGAATTCCTCGATGTCACCAACCCTTCGGGGATGCGCACCTACTTCCGTTCGCTTTGCTTCATTCTTGCCAAAGCAGTAGAAGACCTCTACCCACAGGGAAGTATCTCGCTGGAACACCCCGTATCGAAAGGATATTATTGCGACCTGCACCTGGACCGCTCCATAGGGCTTGACGACGTTATCCGCATCAAGCAAAGGATGCAGGAAATCATCGATGCCGACATCCCTTTCCAACGCATTGAATGCCACACGGCGCAGGCGGCGGAAATGTTCCTCCATCACGGAATGATGGACAAAGCGAAACTGCTCCGCACTTACGACCAGTTATATACGTTCTACTACCGGCTGGGAAACACCACCGATTGCTATTACGGAAGCCTCGTGCCCAGCACGGGCTACATCCGCCTGTTCGACATCGTGAAATACTACGACGGGCTGCTGCTCCGCGTACCCAACCGGAAAGACCCTACCCGGCTGGAAGACGTGGTGAAGCAAGAAAAAATGCTTGAAGTGTTTCAGGAATACCACCGGTGGAACGAGATTATGGGTATCGCCACCGTGGGTGACTTCAACATCGCATGCCACAAGGGCTTTGCCACCGAACTGGTCAACGTATCCGAAGCACTTCAGGAAAAGAAAATCGTCCGCATTGCCGATGAAATCACCCACCGCGACCGGAACGGAGAACGTGTCAAGCTGGTCTTGATTTCGGGACCCTCTTCATCGGGCAAGACCACTTTCAGCAAGCGCCTGAGCGTGCAGCTCATCACGAACGGCATGCGCCCCTACCCCATCTCGCTGGACGATTATTTCGTGAACCGCGAGGACAGCCCGCTGGACGAAAACGGAGAGCACGACTTCGAATCGTTCTACACCCTCGACCTGCCCTTCTTCGAAGCGCAGATGAAAGAACTGTTAGCCGGAAACGAAATAGAACTTCCCCGCTTCAACTTCGTAACGGGCAAACGAGAGATGAGCGGGAAGAAACTCCGCATCAAGGATAATATGATTCTGATACTGGAAGGCATCCATGCGCTCAACCCCGAGCTGACCGCACAAATCCCCGATGAGAATAAATACAAGATATACGTATCGGCACTCACCACCATCCAACTGGATAACCACAACTATATCCCCACTACGGACAACCGCCTCATCCGGCGCATCATCCGCGACTCGAGATACCGGGGGAACAGTGCCGAAGATACAATCAACCGCTGGGAAAGCGTGCGTGCCGGCGAAGAGAAATGGATATTCCCTTATCAGGAGAATGCCGATGCCATGTTCAATTCGGCTCTGCTCTTCGAGCTTGCCGTGTTGAAAGACTATGCCGAACCGCTCTTGCGCAAGGTGCCCAATAATTGTGCGGCATATTCCGAAGCGAACCGCCTCCTCCGCTTCCTGAGCTATTTCACGTCTATCCCCGATGACCAGTTGCCTCCCACCTCGCTTCTCCGCGAGTTCTTGGGCGGAAGCAGTTTCAGGTATTAA
- a CDS encoding copper homeostasis protein CutC — protein MNNRTYTFEVCANSVESCLAAQEGGAQRVELCASIPEGGTTPSYGEIKTARRLLDIRLHVIIRPRGGDFLYTPTEIETMLEDICVARQAGADGLVFGCLTPEGDIDLSLMKKLMEASGNTPVTFHRAFDHCRNPYRALDELASLGVARILTSGQQPTAPQGAPLLKDLQSYARGRIILLAGCGVNEKNIRQLAQETGIHEFHFSAREQVKSRMLFTNPEVTMGNKDADEYTRNVTTSRRVRATIEALCKDLESV, from the coding sequence ATGAATAACAGGACTTATACATTCGAAGTATGCGCCAACTCCGTAGAGAGTTGCCTCGCCGCACAAGAAGGAGGGGCACAACGCGTAGAATTATGCGCAAGCATTCCCGAAGGAGGAACTACCCCGTCGTATGGCGAAATCAAGACGGCACGACGCTTGCTTGACATCCGCCTCCATGTCATTATCCGCCCCCGCGGAGGAGACTTTCTATATACCCCAACCGAAATAGAAACCATGCTGGAAGACATCTGCGTGGCACGCCAAGCCGGAGCCGACGGACTGGTTTTCGGATGCCTCACGCCGGAAGGCGATATCGACCTCTCCTTGATGAAAAAACTAATGGAAGCCAGCGGGAATACCCCTGTCACCTTCCACCGTGCCTTCGACCATTGCCGGAATCCCTACCGTGCCCTCGATGAGCTGGCATCATTGGGCGTGGCACGCATCCTGACCTCGGGGCAGCAACCCACGGCTCCCCAAGGTGCTCCGCTCCTCAAAGACCTGCAGTCATACGCCCGCGGACGCATCATCCTCCTTGCCGGATGCGGCGTGAATGAAAAGAATATCCGCCAATTAGCACAAGAAACCGGCATCCATGAGTTCCATTTCTCCGCGCGCGAACAGGTAAAGAGCCGCATGCTTTTCACCAACCCCGAAGTTACAATGGGAAACAAGGATGCGGATGAATATACCCGCAACGTGACCACCTCCCGGCGGGTGCGGGCTACGATTGAAGCCTTATGTAAGGATTTAGAGTCTGTTTAA
- a CDS encoding Cof-type HAD-IIB family hydrolase, protein MVKAIFFDIDGTLVSFKTHTIPESARKALALLREKGIKVFIATGRPKVLMMKAVGGLDFDGYITLNGAYCFTAGHQDIYKGAIPEEDIERLIRFNKQHPELPFVFVHDDTWFITGVNDAVREVADLIKIDIPPVHPAEYARGKEILQVMGYFQAGEDGEVFSDVLKHCEPMRWYPLFADIIARGNSKSHGIDKVIEYYGIDLKDTMAFGDGGNDIPMLRHAGIGVAMGNAAPEVQNAADYVTSSVDEDGILNALKHFGVL, encoded by the coding sequence ATGGTCAAAGCTATCTTTTTCGATATAGACGGAACGTTGGTTTCCTTCAAGACGCACACGATTCCCGAATCGGCCCGCAAAGCCCTTGCCTTGCTCCGCGAGAAGGGCATCAAGGTGTTCATTGCTACCGGACGTCCCAAAGTTTTGATGATGAAAGCGGTAGGCGGTTTGGACTTCGATGGCTATATTACCCTGAACGGGGCGTATTGTTTTACCGCCGGTCATCAGGACATTTATAAAGGAGCCATTCCGGAAGAGGATATCGAACGCCTTATCCGGTTCAACAAGCAACATCCGGAGCTGCCTTTCGTCTTCGTCCACGATGATACGTGGTTTATCACGGGCGTAAACGATGCAGTGCGTGAAGTGGCAGACTTGATAAAAATAGATATACCGCCTGTGCACCCTGCCGAATATGCGCGGGGCAAGGAAATCTTGCAGGTTATGGGATACTTTCAGGCTGGCGAAGACGGGGAAGTGTTTTCGGACGTGCTAAAACATTGCGAGCCGATGCGCTGGTATCCGCTTTTTGCCGATATCATTGCACGGGGGAACAGCAAAAGCCACGGCATCGACAAGGTAATCGAGTATTATGGCATCGACCTGAAAGATACCATGGCGTTCGGCGATGGTGGAAATGACATTCCCATGCTCCGCCATGCAGGCATCGGGGTCGCTATGGGGAATGCCGCACCCGAGGTGCAAAATGCCGCCGATTATGTAACCTCTTCGGTAGACGAGGACGGCATCTTGAACGCGCTGAAACACTTCGGGGTTTTATAA
- a CDS encoding DUF3667 domain-containing protein has product MNRAPHTKKRIHVLQIFWLLSLLFLSYYELTPLSEADTFLFPLLFLMSLFYIARRRRILPLAWHDALVRWLHPLTVRFRAFHIWQIRGNVAPALNGKPCTCKNCGDTFTGNFCPRCGQSRNTPRYVLKGIVGNVLRTVFRVDGKFAHTLLELLYRPGHMMRDFIRGRRVNYTLPLPMVFLMTAFYMLTAQLIVPEIRERKGEKVEEASEAPLTKAEGLRRAIRGLEEIKTDSDNPIGQKNLEISIREIEKELAKVERQDSIAGTPQPDDNLVNTSISFFKKVETAIEGVPFLSNVWSLMKRWGHGNKAFHILLTLPLLAIATRWAFYRRKKPAEYNLMEHIFIQAYIAAQILLISTLVVPFNGTAHVDDLYEVPEWIIFLLFWWDYRQLYLCTWWRSFWKTLLMFGYCLLMVICLATAGVLLLCLVEGTTNLNL; this is encoded by the coding sequence ATGAATCGAGCTCCGCATACGAAAAAACGCATCCATGTTCTCCAAATCTTTTGGCTGCTCTCTTTATTGTTTCTAAGTTATTACGAACTGACTCCTTTATCAGAAGCCGACACGTTTCTATTCCCTTTGCTTTTCCTGATGAGCTTGTTTTACATTGCGCGCCGCCGGCGTATACTTCCCCTTGCGTGGCACGATGCGCTTGTGCGCTGGCTTCATCCGCTTACGGTGCGCTTCCGTGCTTTCCATATCTGGCAGATACGGGGCAATGTGGCTCCGGCATTGAACGGCAAGCCTTGCACGTGCAAGAATTGCGGCGATACGTTTACGGGCAACTTCTGTCCCCGGTGCGGGCAGAGCCGCAACACCCCGCGCTATGTGCTGAAGGGCATCGTGGGCAATGTGCTCCGCACCGTTTTCCGGGTTGACGGGAAGTTTGCCCATACGCTCCTGGAATTGCTTTACCGCCCCGGGCACATGATGCGCGACTTTATCCGGGGAAGGCGGGTTAATTACACGCTACCCCTTCCGATGGTGTTTCTGATGACCGCTTTTTATATGCTGACCGCCCAGCTGATTGTGCCCGAAATACGGGAGAGGAAAGGGGAGAAGGTGGAGGAGGCAAGCGAAGCGCCGCTCACCAAGGCGGAGGGATTGCGCCGTGCCATTCGCGGGCTGGAAGAGATAAAGACTGATTCCGATAATCCGATCGGGCAGAAGAACCTCGAAATCTCTATCCGGGAAATAGAAAAAGAACTTGCCAAGGTAGAGCGTCAGGACTCCATTGCAGGCACTCCTCAGCCAGACGATAACCTCGTCAACACCAGTATCTCCTTTTTTAAGAAAGTGGAAACGGCTATCGAGGGCGTTCCTTTCCTTTCGAACGTATGGAGTCTGATGAAGCGGTGGGGGCACGGGAATAAGGCGTTCCATATCCTCCTTACGTTGCCCTTGCTTGCGATTGCCACCCGCTGGGCATTTTACCGGCGGAAGAAGCCTGCCGAATACAACCTCATGGAACACATCTTCATTCAGGCATATATTGCCGCGCAGATTTTGTTGATTAGTACGTTGGTAGTGCCTTTCAACGGCACGGCGCATGTAGACGACTTGTATGAAGTGCCCGAATGGATTATCTTCCTGCTGTTCTGGTGGGACTACCGCCAGCTTTACCTCTGCACGTGGTGGAGGAGTTTCTGGAAAACCCTGTTGATGTTCGGTTATTGTTTGCTGATGGTTATTTGCCTTGCCACTGCAGGCGTATTGTTGCTTTGCCTGGTGGAGGGGACAACAAACCTTAACTTGTAA
- the proB gene encoding glutamate 5-kinase, translated as MNYPYNRITVKIGSNVLTRKDGTLDVTRMSALVDQVAELHKAGVEVVLVSSGAVASGRSEIKVSRKLDSVDQRQLYSAVGQAKLINRYYELFREHGIAVGQVLTTKESFGTRRHYLNQRHCMQVMLENGVIPIVNENDTISVTELMFTDNDELSGLVASMLDAQALIILSNIDGIYNGSPSEPGTSVIREVEQGKDLSDYIQAEKSGFGRGGMLTKTTIARKVADEGITVIIANGKRDNILTDLLEHPADTVCTRFVPASEAVSSVKKWIAHSEGFAKGELHLNAQAVEALKGKKAISILPVGVTRIEGDFEKDDIVRIMDAGGNQIGVGRIGASSEEARKMQGEHGQRPLVHYDYLYLD; from the coding sequence ATGAACTATCCATATAACCGGATAACGGTAAAAATAGGGAGCAACGTGCTGACGCGGAAGGACGGGACACTGGACGTAACCCGCATGTCGGCACTGGTCGACCAAGTGGCAGAACTGCACAAGGCAGGAGTCGAGGTGGTACTGGTCTCGTCGGGAGCGGTCGCCTCGGGACGGAGTGAGATAAAAGTATCGCGTAAGCTGGACAGCGTAGACCAGCGGCAACTGTATTCCGCCGTAGGGCAGGCGAAGTTGATAAACCGTTATTACGAACTGTTCCGCGAACACGGCATCGCCGTAGGGCAAGTGCTGACCACCAAAGAAAGCTTCGGCACACGCCGGCATTACCTGAACCAACGGCATTGCATGCAGGTGATGCTGGAGAACGGCGTGATTCCGATTGTCAACGAAAACGATACCATATCGGTCACCGAACTGATGTTTACCGATAACGATGAGCTTTCGGGGCTGGTGGCGTCGATGCTCGACGCACAAGCCTTGATTATCCTGAGCAACATAGACGGCATCTACAACGGCTCGCCTTCCGAGCCGGGCACTTCGGTGATACGCGAGGTGGAGCAAGGGAAAGACCTTTCCGACTATATCCAAGCCGAGAAGTCGGGCTTCGGAAGAGGAGGGATGCTCACCAAAACCACGATTGCACGCAAAGTGGCAGACGAGGGCATTACGGTGATTATCGCCAACGGGAAGCGCGACAATATCCTGACAGACTTGCTGGAGCACCCTGCCGACACGGTTTGCACCCGCTTCGTACCCGCCTCCGAAGCCGTATCGAGCGTAAAGAAATGGATTGCCCATAGCGAAGGGTTCGCCAAGGGGGAATTACACCTCAATGCTCAAGCGGTAGAGGCGTTAAAAGGCAAAAAAGCCATCAGCATCCTTCCCGTAGGCGTGACACGCATCGAAGGGGATTTCGAAAAAGACGACATTGTGCGGATTATGGATGCCGGCGGGAACCAAATAGGCGTGGGACGCATCGGGGCAAGTTCGGAAGAAGCCCGCAAGATGCAGGGCGAGCACGGGCAGCGCCCTTTGGTGCATTACGATTACTTGTACTTGGATTAA
- a CDS encoding PepSY-like domain-containing protein has protein sequence MKKYLTFWTLLISGMLFFVSCSDDDNGPDGSNGKVPQSVLDAFQSQYGQTRAEWTIKDGYAIAEFRGENGETTAWYTLDNARWGMTETEILYSNLPQAILTAISESAYAEWTPDREVDVLDRSDAEKLYVIEMKNGGTEVDLYYTESGILVNEYVDNDGKDNDYTGYLPQTPTASVNDWIEQHFPGARIVDIETERNGTEVEIVQNGMKHEIWFDTSGSWIQTKTEYGRRNVPETVQAFVNANYPDYRIDDADRYETATDTYYCVELERGDREKKVYLNEQGEEIGRPDTGTDIPSGGDTEVTTGIEAFIQTNYPGAVIRERDYDDGRIEVEIFHDGREKEVLFNFNEEWLRTTYDVRPDELPEEVQSALKAEFGENAYGRDDCECVETPEGTFYEVEVRGDWDVYISAEGDIKWVED, from the coding sequence ATGAAGAAGTATTTAACCTTTTGGACACTCTTGATTAGCGGGATGCTTTTCTTTGTGTCGTGCAGTGATGATGACAACGGACCGGACGGCTCTAACGGCAAAGTGCCTCAATCTGTATTAGACGCTTTCCAAAGCCAATACGGACAGACACGCGCTGAATGGACAATAAAAGACGGATATGCCATAGCCGAGTTCAGAGGAGAGAACGGAGAGACAACCGCATGGTACACATTGGACAATGCGCGTTGGGGAATGACAGAAACCGAAATCCTTTATTCGAACCTGCCTCAAGCTATCCTGACGGCTATCTCCGAAAGCGCATACGCCGAATGGACTCCGGACAGGGAAGTGGACGTATTGGACCGTTCCGATGCAGAAAAGCTTTATGTCATCGAGATGAAAAACGGCGGGACGGAAGTTGACCTTTATTATACCGAAAGCGGCATATTGGTAAACGAATATGTGGACAACGACGGAAAGGACAACGACTATACCGGCTATCTGCCCCAAACCCCGACGGCAAGCGTGAATGACTGGATTGAGCAACATTTTCCCGGCGCACGGATTGTAGACATCGAGACGGAACGCAACGGAACGGAGGTTGAAATCGTGCAAAACGGCATGAAGCATGAAATCTGGTTCGACACATCCGGTTCGTGGATACAGACCAAGACGGAATACGGCAGAAGAAACGTGCCCGAAACGGTTCAGGCTTTTGTCAACGCGAATTATCCCGATTACCGCATAGACGATGCAGACCGCTACGAGACCGCAACCGATACATACTACTGTGTGGAACTGGAGCGTGGAGACCGCGAAAAGAAGGTATACCTGAATGAGCAAGGAGAAGAAATCGGCCGTCCCGATACGGGTACAGACATTCCTTCGGGCGGAGACACGGAAGTGACCACAGGCATTGAGGCGTTCATCCAGACAAATTATCCGGGCGCAGTTATCCGGGAGCGTGATTATGATGACGGACGCATCGAAGTGGAAATCTTCCATGACGGGCGCGAAAAAGAAGTGCTCTTCAACTTCAATGAAGAATGGCTGCGCACAACGTATGATGTACGTCCGGACGAATTGCCCGAGGAGGTACAATCGGCACTAAAAGCAGAGTTTGGCGAAAACGCTTACGGACGCGATGACTGCGAATGCGTGGAAACTCCCGAAGGCACGTTTTATGAAGTGGAAGTAAGAGGCGACTGGGATGTATATATCAGCGCTGAAGGCGACATCAAATGGGTGGAAGATTAA
- a CDS encoding helix-turn-helix domain-containing protein has translation MKILRFFLILLAGLGFNNIHASKSGNQVITPEYIQQIHLQDPARALHLLDSAEQHHLPGIRPFETDILRTMCYEVTGECILEEKYARRALASDSVQLVPSRKIRMLVALMRSLVEQGKNEDAIRCGEEAIGLARLLHDEGREGETLRNIGNIYRNMNRPGEALKLYRQGIEAMKKSTNVLILANLSTSYGEMMALLMNEKRLEEAVETGKEREALIKRMAGMPGPPPGYIDQQYGFHYSKMAYLLMLKGDAQKAEAYYRKYLQTDFSQSSSNAGQIIPYLLEAQRYADALKLNQNDRKNYQETYGNDTINYTYLIILDRFAQAYRGLRLYKEADAYQQLLSIVSDSIYSREQASRAHQYAMAFNLHEKDLQLVQSQLQSQKRGFLLIGSFVVILMLCALTGIILRNWRVTLRRNRIAAKQINELLAQREEARNTCCQHTITLLDAEKEEQGQTDKPEDTPQNAVGKDSNSLEYERFLRMEYTLVHENLFLQPDFGRDELISLSNTNKNDLPRILRKYANADNVSSYLNRLRVEYAIKLMKEKPNLSFDAIAKEASFNSHSTFYRAFYKVCGMTPAQYMKAFGKENDSPFE, from the coding sequence ATGAAGATTTTAAGATTTTTCCTTATTCTATTGGCAGGTTTGGGCTTTAACAACATCCATGCTTCGAAATCAGGCAATCAAGTTATTACTCCTGAATACATCCAGCAAATTCATTTGCAGGACCCTGCGCGGGCATTGCATTTGCTCGATTCGGCAGAACAACACCACTTGCCGGGCATCCGTCCTTTCGAGACAGACATCTTGCGGACAATGTGTTACGAAGTAACGGGCGAGTGCATTTTAGAAGAAAAATACGCTCGCCGCGCTCTGGCTTCCGACTCGGTACAATTGGTTCCTTCCCGGAAAATCCGCATGTTGGTGGCATTAATGAGATCGTTGGTAGAACAAGGCAAGAATGAAGACGCAATCCGTTGCGGGGAAGAAGCGATAGGCCTGGCACGCCTGTTGCACGATGAAGGAAGAGAAGGAGAAACACTCCGCAACATCGGAAATATTTACCGGAACATGAACCGTCCGGGCGAAGCGTTGAAACTTTACCGCCAAGGGATAGAGGCGATGAAAAAATCCACGAATGTACTCATTCTGGCAAACCTTTCCACATCGTACGGTGAGATGATGGCATTGCTCATGAACGAAAAACGGTTGGAGGAAGCGGTAGAAACCGGTAAGGAACGCGAAGCATTGATTAAGCGCATGGCAGGGATGCCCGGTCCTCCTCCCGGCTATATCGACCAACAATACGGATTCCATTATTCGAAAATGGCTTATCTGCTGATGTTGAAAGGAGATGCCCAAAAAGCTGAAGCGTATTACCGGAAATATCTGCAGACCGATTTTTCGCAATCCTCTTCCAATGCAGGGCAGATCATCCCCTACTTATTAGAAGCACAACGATACGCCGATGCTTTAAAGCTGAACCAAAACGACAGAAAGAACTATCAGGAAACATACGGAAACGACACGATAAACTATACCTACCTGATAATTCTGGACCGCTTTGCCCAAGCATACAGGGGGCTGCGTTTATATAAAGAAGCCGATGCCTACCAACAGCTGCTGAGCATCGTGTCTGACAGCATTTACAGCCGCGAACAAGCCAGCCGGGCACACCAGTATGCCATGGCATTTAACTTACACGAGAAAGACTTGCAATTAGTCCAAAGCCAATTGCAATCCCAAAAGCGCGGATTCTTATTAATCGGCTCCTTCGTTGTCATACTTATGCTATGTGCCCTAACCGGCATAATCTTACGAAACTGGCGTGTAACGCTTCGCCGGAACAGAATTGCAGCAAAACAAATTAATGAATTATTAGCACAACGTGAAGAAGCGCGCAACACATGCTGCCAACATACGATAACCTTACTCGATGCAGAAAAAGAAGAACAAGGACAGACAGATAAGCCGGAAGACACCCCACAGAATGCCGTCGGGAAAGACAGCAATTCACTGGAATACGAACGTTTCCTCCGCATGGAATATACACTGGTCCATGAGAACCTTTTCCTCCAGCCCGATTTTGGCCGCGACGAACTGATAAGCTTGAGCAATACCAACAAGAACGACTTGCCGCGTATTCTCCGGAAGTATGCCAATGCAGATAACGTAAGTTCTTATCTGAATCGGTTGCGTGTGGAATATGCGATAAAGTTGATGAAAGAAAAACCGAACCTGTCATTTGATGCGATAGCCAAAGAAGCAAGTTTCAACAGTCATAGCACTTTTTACCGTGCTTTCTATAAGGTGTGTGGCATGACTCCGGCACAATATATGAAGGCATTCGGAAAAGAGAACGATTCTCCGTTTGAATGA